The stretch of DNA AGACTCACAGAGCCCACGTTGAAGGAAACCATTTTCTGCATTCAACCCAGTGATTCTCTCCAAAAGAATCCCCATGTGACAGAGGTGCAACACAGAAATAGCACAATCTTTGCCAATTATCTCCAGCCAATTCTCCTCTAACCATTTTCTGGTCAACTCTGCAAACTGCTGGACCCTTTCCTTCATCCACTCAACGTCAGAAGAAACAAACTCAAGCTTCTGTAGTAACAAATTCTGCAGAAGTCTAATGCCATCTTCCAGCTCAAGAGCTAGCTCATTTGCTTCAAGCAAGCCTGACTGAAATTTCTTTTCCATAAGCTTGTAACTTTGTTCTTTCATATCCAGCAGCCTCTTCAGACTATTAATTTCACTTAACATGCCTTCCCTTTCAGCAATAAACGAAGTTTCCCTCTCTTGATACTTTTCTGCTTCAAGTTTTGCCTTTTCGTTCGCTTCAACCAGTGCCTTGACCGTAGAGTCTGCATCACTAATAGTTGCTTGCGCTTCTTCAAACTTGGCTATAAGAGTtgcagactcaaaagatttctgGGCCACAACAAGTTTTGCCTCAGAAACCTCAATTTCAAGTGCCTGAAAAATTGTGATGTGTGGATATGATCACAGAGGCAGTGAGGAATCCAGATCGACTAACTCAAGGAAAGATAAAACAAGCCTTCATCATCAGACGCAGACCTATAACTGTTATATACTTATCTCCATAAGCAAACAATGTGTCTGGTAGGGCCAACACACATTGTAGTGCATAAATATCCATAATCAACATCAGATAACAACTGAAAGTTTCCAAATCAGGTAACAACAGTATGACATATGTACCCTTGAGTTCTTTAACACTTTTGTTAACAAAACATGGATGACGATGTTTTAAACCAATATGGCAAACCCCAAAGGAGCTATTTTACTAGAAATTCCATAAAGCATCATAAAACATTCTACTATTAAGTGTTACTTGTTGCGCGTTATCACATTCTACATGTCAAACATACAGTATACAGCAGTGAAGAATTCTTTTACTGGACAAAAAGTGAGGGggagatagagagagagagagagagagaggtattTTTGCAAGGAAGAAAAAAAGGGCTAAATATGATAAATTACTACACAAACTGAAAGGGAAGATATAGTTATTCATCAAACCACAAAGCTTTTTAGAAACAAAATACTTTTATGGAGAGAGCATAATGGCCTTTCAGTCATTACCTCTTTTTCTTCATTCCACGAAATAAATGATGCATCCTGTTCTTGGATCTTTGTATTCATCTCTTTCAATTTAGCTTCATAGGATCTTTCTGTTTCAATCATTTGTGAATTCAATCTAAGGACATCACTACTTAGATCATTAATTcttttttgactctccaaatgaAATTCTttcacattttctttttcttgaagAAGTTTAGCCATTTGAGACTGCATTATCTGCATTCCTAGAACTGCAAGCTCGATTTCCTTGCTAAGTTGGCAAAGAACCTCAACATTTTGCTGCTCCACAGATTGGGACGCTTCGTTGATCCTAAGGTCAACCTACAACATCATTTAAAATATGGTCATACCCTGAATGATTAAGGATTGCAAGTCTTAAATTGACTTAGATTGATCAATGTGAGGAACTTACTGACATATAACAGTGGATTGTATTGTTCACACCTTGATACCAAATAACAAGAGCATTAGCTTACCCGATCCTCCAAGTTCAAGTCTGAATTTTGACAGGTGATCTCCTCAGGGCTCATAGAAAGGCTTGACTGCAATGTATTGAATCCAATTCGAAGTTCACGTGAAATACCATTTGCCTTCAGAACTTCTGACATCAGTCTTGACAAAACATTGAACTCTTCATTTTTCAGCTTTGCAATAGACTGTTCCTTGTCCTGAATCTGACTCAATAAATGAGCAAAATGTACCTTTGACTGGTCTAATTGTGActccagccgatgaatctcttCTCCCATTGCCTTTTGTAAAGAAACATAGTTCTGTTCCAGAACCTCCTTCTGCAGAAATGTCTCAATTGATTCATCCAACAAAAGATTTATTCTGTGAATTTCTTCTAATTGGTGATAGTTCACAAGTCCTTGTTCAGATATTTGTGATCTTAGAAGATATATTTCTTTTTCTTGATCACATTTTTCCTGCTGATGCTCTTCATTTACAGCCTGCATTGCTCCTCTTAAGGACCTTAACTTCAAGTCTAAGTCACATCGTATATTATCTGCCTCTTTCAACCTGTTCTGAAGCTCTTCAAGTAGCCCATCTCTTTCAGATATACCACTACACATCTTCTGAACTTGTTTCTCGATCCATTTTCTTTGAGATAAAGATTTGGAAATAAAGGCAGCCTGATCAGAAGCTTCATCTAAAGCTATATTTCCATCCACAAGACAGCTTCCAATGTCACCAGCTAATCTGTTCCAGTCATTGGTCAATGCTTcaatttccttttctttttccttgatCACAGAAGAAAGTATTTCATTCTCTTTCAACACCTCAGGTAACTTATCATTCAACTGCTTTATTTCTAGCTGAAGTTCATTTATTCTTTGTTTGGCTAACAAGTCATTTTTGTTGCTTGCATTTAGTTGCTGTTGGAGTGATACCAGATCTTGTTCTAAGCATTCAATCACCTTAGCTGTTTCAGTCTCCACCTGTCTACGAACTTCATCCATTTCTTTCTCAGCAAAACAGTGTGATGCCTGATCTATTTGGTACCTTGTATTTAATTTCCGTGCCTTCTCAAGTGAAGCTTGcattcttttaatctttctctgCAAAGGTGAATCTTCTTTATCAAAACACTCAAGAAATCTCGCTCTGGGCTCCTCTTTGGTCAAGTAATCCTGTCTATGGTTGAGGTCAAGTTCATTGTTCAAACTTGAGATTTCGACACACCTCTTCTTCTTAAGTTCATCTATTTTATTTATCAACATAATCTGATCTGACTCAAGAGCCTCAATAACAGATCTTGACTCATTCAATTCCCTTTCCATGGCCTCACAATGATTACACGATTGGAGGATATGTATATTTGCTTCTTGCAGTTTATCACCTAAACCAGCTGATTTTTCCTCAACTTCTGCACGGGCTGTTCTCTCTTCCACAAGATCAGCTATTTCCCTGTGAAGTGATTTACTTGCTTCAATAACAGAAACTCCAACCAAGAACCTTTTTTTGCGAATATGCAATTACCTTGTTAGTGCTTTGTTTGATTCTAAGGAAACTTGCAAGTCGCGTCTACATGTTTCTAGTTCTTGGCTGGTCCTTTTCAACTGGACATAAAAAAAGAGATTTATAAAAGAAATCTGTTAATACATCACATGGAACAGTAGACTTTTAGTCAATACAGCTAGAAAGAAATAATTTAGTGCTCCTCTAGAGGGCAAAAGGATACCTGCATATGCAAAATTTCAGCATCACTTGCTGGAGCTAGACCAGTGCAATGCTGTTGGCTGTCCTGAAATtgtccaaaaagaaaaaaactttgAGTAAACTTGTGGGCAGAATAAACGTGCACTGAGAACTAAATACGAACTTAACCTTGGTTTTGTCAGAAAAGATATTTTGCTGATCAGTTTCTATCCTCTCTTCAAGTATTTGTGAAACCTGTCAGGGCAAGGAAAGTTGAGTAAAATAAACAGTAAAGTGCACCTACTAGAAGTACAAAATAAGGTTTAATAAAGACCTGATCTCGAAGCTCAGAAATTTCATTCAATAGAAGCTCCCTCTCCCCTTCGTCGGAGAAGTGCTGGGACCTATAAATACACCAAAATATTTACTTCAGTGCAACATTTCTGTGTCTGCATGCAAAGTAGCACTATGTGCTTAAAGTGTAATATAATTATATGTGCATACTGCATACTTCTGCAGTTGGCTTGAGAGACGAATATTCTCTAGTGCAAAACGAGTTACTTCTGGATTTTTATCAATTCTTGCCCTAAGAAGTTCAACTTCTTGTGACAAGGTTTTGTTTTCTTGCAGTAGATATGATTCTGCTGGCAATTTGTCGTTCACAAGAGCATCCATTCTATGAATCTTCGCATCTCGAAACTTAAGCATCATCTTAGCCGATCTTGTATCATCCTCTCTTTGTTTAACCTTTGGACACATCCCAAAAAAACATAATTATGTCACCTTACAATTTTTTATCGGTTGGTATTGCAAAAAGTATTTTGTTGTCACCAGAAATTACCAATTCATTCAACTTCTCAATTTGAAGTTCAAGATCCCTAATAGTATTTTCTGCAGTTGATTCTCTCCGCAATGCTCCGGCTAGTGCTTCTTTCAGTGACCTCACCTGCAATAAATTTATGTATATATAAGCGAATAAACTTTTACTTTGATCGATTTCCGGCGATGCAAAGTAAAAAGAACAAGACCATGTAACTAGAGATGTGTTTGCTTTTTTACGATCAATAATATTAAAAACCTCGTGAAGCTCAAAATAGATGTTCAACTCTAACAAGCAATCAGCATGTAAAACTAAGCCATGAGATCCAGTGGACAAATTTCAAATGAACACAGCTTACCTGCTTATTTGAAAATCGTATATCTTTCAAAAAGTGTTCGTTATGGGCATCATTGTCATTCCTATCATCCACACTCATGTTTTCACTACCATCATCAATATCACCTTCACAAACATCAGCAGAGAAGGATAAAGATCTAGTGACATGTTGACGCTTGAGGACAGCAAGCTCCTCCTGATAGAAGGACATTATTTTAGTTTAGGATCATGACATATGGAACAAAAAAGGTAGATCTAAAATTCTCCATACATCACCTTTAGGAGACGTATCTGATGTTGCAAAGCTGACACATCTCCTGAAGCGTCTTCATTAACAACCGCCTTACAATTTGAATGGGAAAGAATTGCTTGTGGTTAGTAACCTAAGATGTTTTAGAAGATAAAAATACTGAAATGGCATATACTAACATTGTTCTGAATGAGCCTTGCACGCTGAGCAAACTTCAGGGTACTGAGTGTTTCATTAGCAGAACTGTACGAATACACAAAAAGGATATCACAATATTTAACAAGTTCACATACATTTGTAATTATACCAGACATAAGAATCATTACCATACTGAAGGGCTGACATTTGCAATGATCATAGTTTTCGagttccctccaagtgaatccTGCATATTGTAAATGAAATAGAATAATTTCAGAGATCAAGGGAATTCAGATATATTGAAACTTAACATGATGTGTCAAGACTGTTACTTGGAGAAGAAATGTCAATCTTGAGTCCCTATATGGAACGTGTCTTTGTTTGCCATGCGCTAGATCAACTAAACTCATTATCACAAGACTGCAATGCAAAATTGTGATAACACTTGTGGCTGAGCGATCGAACAAAAACTTGTCATGCCATAGAATATTATTTATCTAAAAGTTTGAGTGGCAAGTACAAACCCAAGTGTTGATAGCGATTTGTTAATATTAACAGCTTCCTTCAGCCGCTCACCTTCTGCTCCAGACGTCCTCTGCCTGTTTCAAGTGGATTATCAAGAAGACAAGAACCATGATTGAACTGAGCACAATATACTGTGACACAATTGACAGAATAGTCTCCTACCTTTCAGACCCAGCAAGATCAACAAGATTTAGTCTTGCAAACCGTAAGTTAGATGCTGAATCCTTCTCCCACCTACTCTCAATGATACAGGTGAAAACACTGTGGGAGCGGCTACTCTCACGGTTCATATTTGTAGCAGCCACTCTTCTGTTGGCAGAACCCTGAAGCAGGTTTTGACCAAGCAGAATATTTTCAATATGATCAGTTTACCAGTTATTCACAAGAAAAAGATCAAACAGCAAACATACTTACCTGCATCAGGAGTTTTATTATGTCACTGACACAGCCAACTTCCAATTCAGTCAAATTTTCGACGTACACTCCATTCCTTATATCTTCTCGGAGCTGCACATAAAAAAATGTTAGTAAATATCATGGTGTCATGTTGAAAGGTCATGTCATCTTGAAGCGACAACACGAAAGCTTACTGGGAGATTTGTGGCAGAAGGATCAAGAAGATCTGTAATTTGTTCATTATATATCTCCAGGAAAGAACACTTGCAACTGTATTTGAGTTTCTCATCTCTCCTGCTCTCTTCTTCCTATCAATTTAAGTTTCACATAATAATGCAATGATTATAGCACATATGATACTTTTCTTTATGCAAAACTGCAGGAGTTCCCCACAGTGCCTTTTCATATGTATTATAAAAACAAGGTACGGTGAAAAGTGGTACATTTGTACATGAGATACATGCTCATCTAATCAGATAATGAACTACGTATGTTTGAAACTACCAAAGAGACAAAAACAACTTTGTAGTATTACCGCTTTAATTCTAGCAAATAAGAACTCAAATATGCGTGGTGTCATCCCTCGGTCTGGACTAGGCCTCACTTCCAGATCACTTATTTCACCAAGCATTGTATATGTTTTTCCGCTTCCAGTCTGCAAACAACTGAAAATTCAAAGGAGGGAAAGCATTCCTTTGGCAACGAGTAAATCACAAATAAATTTGGTAAAGACCTGTCCATAAGCAAACACACAGCTGTTGTATCCAGCCATACAGTTCTCAACCATTGGTAAACCAGCAACTCTGAAGAGCACCTCCTGGAAAAGCAAACTCAGCAGTTAACCACACAAACCAAGAACTATAACCCAATCACAAGTCAAACTGGATTCTAGCAAACCTGATCCACTGCTTCGCAAGCAACATGGTCAAATGTAAAACGAGTTTCGTGCTGCCCAATCCAAGTGATATTCTTCGCACTTTCTTGTCTCAAGCATCGATAATAACTTTGCAGGTTCTTCTCATTATTATTTAGGGGGCGCACACGGATGACAACCTGGAAAATGAACCACAAGTTAAGAGTGTTTGCTGAAGTTGACTCGCCAACATATGGACGTGTTTATAACTCAAGGTTCAAAGAGACAGGAAAAGTAAATAAAACTAACCAGTTCATATTTAGGATATCCACGCAATCAGTAACTAAGGAACATTTATACTACTCTACTACACAACCATGACCAAATCAGCGCAAGTGCTAGTGTTTGTCCATTGAATGCATCACTATTTTGTGTACAATAAACCATATACCAAAAAGGTGAATCCCTATGTTCCAGCAATTGTGTAATATGGGACCAATATATACACATGCATCAAGAACAAACTTCACGAAAATTCGTGAAATTCCCACGATAGCGGCAAGAGATGTGCAGTAGATGTAGTTCACCTGCACATTGTTGTCCATCCAGAAGGAGGGGTCCTCTCGGAGCTCGAAATGAGGCACTTCCACGGAATTCACCACCGTGGGCGGACCAAATGACATCGGCGTCCCCCTCCCCGCAAGGGTGAACCCCAGGCCAAACCCTGGCCCCCTGGGCCCGCCACCGCTCATGGGCGGCCTCG from Sorghum bicolor cultivar BTx623 chromosome 8, Sorghum_bicolor_NCBIv3, whole genome shotgun sequence encodes:
- the LOC8074302 gene encoding kinesin-like protein KIN-12F isoform X1, which translates into the protein MVRDHAALRRTPAKASASEAGNNDENAAGDAPDVAAVAVAASADPGRPPLLAIQVQPPASGLKRKPPESPAPTPSKLPFRTPEKAAGRSRFGWVPPRADEAPPRAGVGAATPHSAMTTPRAHRGKAAAAAAAPSASEGGSTHSTPTKSVVKPAHSIGMSGSRPPMSGGGPRGPGFGLGFTLAGRGTPMSFGPPTVVNSVEVPHFELREDPSFWMDNNVQVVIRVRPLNNNEKNLQSYYRCLRQESAKNITWIGQHETRFTFDHVACEAVDQEVLFRVAGLPMVENCMAGYNSCVFAYGQTGSGKTYTMLGEISDLEVRPSPDRGMTPRIFEFLFARIKAEEESRRDEKLKYSCKCSFLEIYNEQITDLLDPSATNLPLREDIRNGVYVENLTELEVGCVSDIIKLLMQGSANRRVAATNMNRESSRSHSVFTCIIESRWEKDSASNLRFARLNLVDLAGSERQRTSGAEGERLKEAVNINKSLSTLGLVIMSLVDLAHGKQRHVPYRDSRLTFLLQDSLGGNSKTMIIANVSPSVCSANETLSTLKFAQRARLIQNNAVVNEDASGDVSALQHQIRLLKEELAVLKRQHVTRSLSFSADVCEGDIDDGSENMSVDDRNDNDAHNEHFLKDIRFSNKQVRSLKEALAGALRRESTAENTIRDLELQIEKLNELVKQREDDTRSAKMMLKFRDAKIHRMDALVNDKLPAESYLLQENKTLSQEVELLRARIDKNPEVTRFALENIRLSSQLQKSQHFSDEGERELLLNEISELRDQVSQILEERIETDQQNIFSDKTKDSQQHCTGLAPASDAEILHMQLKRTSQELETCRRDLQVSLESNKALTREIADLVEERTARAEVEEKSAGLGDKLQEANIHILQSCNHCEAMERELNESRSVIEALESDQIMLINKIDELKKKRCVEISSLNNELDLNHRQDYLTKEEPRARFLECFDKEDSPLQRKIKRMQASLEKARKLNTRYQIDQASHCFAEKEMDEVRRQVETETAKVIECLEQDLVSLQQQLNASNKNDLLAKQRINELQLEIKQLNDKLPEVLKENEILSSVIKEKEKEIEALTNDWNRLAGDIGSCLVDGNIALDEASDQAAFISKSLSQRKWIEKQVQKMCSGISERDGLLEELQNRLKEADNIRCDLDLKLRSLRGAMQAVNEEHQQEKCDQEKEIYLLRSQISEQGLVNYHQLEEIHRINLLLDESIETFLQKEVLEQNYVSLQKAMGEEIHRLESQLDQSKVHFAHLLSQIQDKEQSIAKLKNEEFNVLSRLMSEVLKANGISRELRIGFNTLQSSLSMSPEEITCQNSDLNLEDRVDLRINEASQSVEQQNVEVLCQLSKEIELAVLGMQIMQSQMAKLLQEKENVKEFHLESQKRINDLSSDVLRLNSQMIETERSYEAKLKEMNTKIQEQDASFISWNEEKEALEIEVSEAKLVVAQKSFESATLIAKFEEAQATISDADSTVKALVEANEKAKLEAEKYQERETSFIAEREGMLSEINSLKRLLDMKEQSYKLMEKKFQSGLLEANELALELEDGIRLLQNLLLQKLEFVSSDVEWMKERVQQFAELTRKWLEENWLEIIGKDCAISVLHLCHMGILLERITGLNAENGFLQRGLCESNSLISKLREHNDKAKDELEMCSVLKGKLLLDINHSFSRIAKKEQEATELNSRLDSFENKILHLQAQEEAMVARSNSMHSELSILIEEIDATNRSALEAESKEKEELRHQLDEASLLSEMLKDKMLVELNLLQTDNYIPLNNIQGCNEFELCNSLADYRCDLVMTSIMAKDIESTVLARELKQHKLQLQEQRVMFTDVLEELMAEATLWKVDLHLENIAICTLHEENNKARVDLESLKQNGEESMKILHAMNEENTTLKYSIASLESRITSFQTNLDAKNKALMELECSHATICRELELKTDAMNRISTRENYFSSENATLKQEIRNILCKDQRMVELMANIEADKLFVTIEGRLQLVTDHVHNYISEQINMVSKLSNELDIIEVSAQELSTQNSLLESELIRKEELTKGLSFDLSLLQESASVAKDQAAEITELRQVIKSLEQELACKSLELDDVVSDRQQLEARILKCDGTVAALEEELGKKFDELNMVSMENAELKSQLQYIEEISCTMEELADKREVIGRLEEKLIELRTLIDERDVCVQSLQNGFSKLSDEKASCDTELLILKEKLEMAQALAEESEAIATESRQIAEEHKAYAEGKDEEVKVLEKSIEVLENTVCTLESEVDIVKEEAERQRMQREELEVELQKVRQQVLAVPPSGKARRYMEDGMVDLADSSRHPTDMHNELLCAQETITILRNEVSKKESEIAQCKEHISEINIHAEAAAQEYKRKLMELEVMAQQVKTDNSSAYACPGRQEKINSKPRGSGSPFKCIGIGFVQQMNSEKDEELSAAKQRIVELEGIAASRQREIFMLNAKLATTESMTHDVIRDMLGVKMNMTTWAALADNQQKLETKESTTSQSQESKEQSNELMKLKKQLDELIEERQSWLDEINQKQSELGTARITIEKLRQREHFMVAEIELLKAENSNYKTIILNLEADVKNLTRQQNLQLRINHHVKTKEENILLKRQNEELSAKLKQLGGILTRTKEKLARYRVSDGKDPHEQIEEEELLRKKLDESEQDRSQLVENLSSLCSSILKVAGVTNSESDASLLKALECLNQLQCRIASLESEVEDLNLKCKLLREKARLSELRSNSLSTGAKDNLTSPSPDTSPSISSFR
- the LOC8074302 gene encoding kinesin-like protein KIN-12F isoform X2 — protein: MVRDHAALRRTPAKASASEAGNNDENAAGDAPDVAAVAVAASADPGRPPLLAIQVQPPASGLKRKPPESPAPTPSKLPFRTPEKAAGRSRFGWVPPRADEAPPRAGVGAATPHSAMTTPRAHRGKAAAAAAAPSASEGGSTHSTPTKSVVKPAHSIGMSGSRPPMSGGGPRGPGFGLGFTLAGRGTPMSFGPPTVVNSVEVPHFELREDPSFWMDNNVQVVIRVRPLNNNEKNLQSYYRCLRQESAKNITWIGQHETRFTFDHVACEAVDQEVLFRVAGLPMVENCMAGYNSCVFAYGQTGSGKTYTMLGEISDLEVRPSPDRGMTPRIFEFLFARIKAEEESRRDEKLKYSCKCSFLEIYNEQITDLLDPSATNLPLREDIRNGVYVENLTELEVGCVSDIIKLLMQGSANRRVAATNMNRESSRSHSVFTCIIESRWEKDSASNLRFARLNLVDLAGSERQRTSGAEGERLKEAVNINKSLSTLGLVIMSLVDLAHGKQRHVPYRDSRLTFLLQDSLGGNSKTMIIANVSPSVCSANETLSTLKFAQRARLIQNNAVVNEDASGDVSALQHQIRLLKEELAVLKRQHVTRSLSFSADVCEGDIDDGSENMSVDDRNDNDAHNEHFLKDIRFSNKQVRSLKEALAGALRRESTAENTIRDLELQIEKLNELVKQREDDTRSAKMMLKFRDAKIHRMDALVNDKLPAESYLLQENKTLSQEVELLRARIDKNPEVTRFALENIRLSSQLQKSQHFSDEGERELLLNEISELRDQVSQILEERIETDQQNIFSDKTKDSQQHCTGLAPASDAEILHMQLKRTSQELETCRRDLQVSLESNKALTREIADLVEERTARAEVEEKSAGLGDKLQEANIHILQSCNHCEAMERELNESRSVIEALESDQIMLINKIDELKKKRCVEISSLNNELDLNHRQDYLTKEEPRARFLECFDKEDSPLQRKIKRMQASLEKARKLNTRYQIDQASHCFAEKEMDEVRRQVETETAKVIECLEQDLVSLQQQLNASNKNDLLAKQRINELQLEIKQLNDKLPEVLKENEILSSVIKEKEKEIEALTNDWNRLAGDIGSCLVDGNIALDEASDQAAFISKSLSQRKWIEKQVQKMCSGISERDGLLEELQNRLKEADNIRCDLDLKLRSLRGAMQAVNEEHQQEKCDQEKEIYLLRSQISEQGLVNYHQLEEIHRINLLLDESIETFLQKEVLEQNYVSLQKAMGEEIHRLESQLDQSKVHFAHLLSQIQDKEQSIAKLKNEEFNVLSRLMSEVLKANGISRELRIGFNTLQSSLSMSPEEITCQNSDLNLEDRVDLRINEASQSVEQQNVEVLCQLSKEIELAVLGMQIMQSQMAKLLQEKENVKEFHLESQKRINDLSSDVLRLNSQMIETERSYEAKLKEMNTKIQEQDASFISWNEEKEALEIEVSEAKLVVAQKSFESATLIAKFEEAQATISDADSTVKALVEANEKAKLEAEKYQERETSFIAEREGMLSEINSLKRLLDMKEQSYKLMEKKFQSGLLEANELALELEDGIRLLQNLLLQKLEFVSSDVEWMKERVQQFAELTRKWLEENWLEIIGKDCAISVLHLCHMGILLERITGLNAENGFLQRGLCESNSLISKLREHNDKAKDELEMCSVLKGKLLLDINHSFSRIAKKEQEATELNSRLDSFENKILHLQAQEEAMVARSNSMHSELSILIEEIDATNRSALEAESKEKEELRHQLDEASLLSEMLKDKMLVELNLLQTDNYIPLNNIQGCNEFELCNSLADYRCDLVMTSIMAKDIESTVLARELKQHKLQLQEQRVMFTDVLEELMAEATLWKVDLHLENIAICTLHEENNKARVDLESLKQNGEESMKILHAMNEENTTLKYSIASLESRITSFQTNLDAKNKALMELECSHATICRELELKTDAMNRISTRENYFSSENATLKQEIRNILCKDQRMVELMANIEADKLFVTIEGRLQLVTDHVHNYISEQINMVSKLSNELDIIEVSAQELSTQNSLLESELIRKEELTKGLSFDLSLLQESASVAKDQAAEITELRQVIKSLEQELACKSLELDDVVSDRQQLEARILKCDGTVAALEEELGKKFDELNMVSMENAELKSQLQYIEEISCTMEELADKREVIGRLEEKLIELRTLIDERDVCVQSLQNGFSKLSDEKASCDTELLILKEKLEMAQALAEESEAIATESRQIAEEHKAYAEGKDEEVKVLEKSIEVLENTVCTLESEVDIVKEEAERQRMQREELEVELQKVRQQVLAVPPSGKARRYMEDGMVDLADSSRHPTDMHNELLCAQETITILRNEVSKKESEIAQCKEHISEINIHAEAAAQEYKRKLMELEVMAQQVKTDNSSAYACPGRQEKINSKPRGSGSPFKCIGIGFVQQMNSEKDEELSAAKQRIVELEGIAASRQREIFMLNAKLATTESMTHDVIRDMLGVKMNMTTWAALADNQQKLETKESTTSQSQESKESNELMKLKKQLDELIEERQSWLDEINQKQSELGTARITIEKLRQREHFMVAEIELLKAENSNYKTIILNLEADVKNLTRQQNLQLRINHHVKTKEENILLKRQNEELSAKLKQLGGILTRTKEKLARYRVSDGKDPHEQIEEEELLRKKLDESEQDRSQLVENLSSLCSSILKVAGVTNSESDASLLKALECLNQLQCRIASLESEVEDLNLKCKLLREKARLSELRSNSLSTGAKDNLTSPSPDTSPSISSFR